A genomic segment from Desulfonatronum lacustre DSM 10312 encodes:
- a CDS encoding OmpP1/FadL family transporter produces the protein MARTDDSQRFGITRSRARGGYGGRSLGISKFLALGLVLIMGLLGVGPAYGAGFALYEFGARGTSMGGTMIGRADDPSAVAYNPAGITQLEGTQTMVGFSLVMPEGDIETPGDTTSIKSNTWIPPHAYVTRQMSDRIWLGLGVYNRFGLGTEFPDGWPGEYNNLFTRVKSLSFNPNLAYKLTDSVSVAVGAEVMWFDYYQKRMVGQALGGMRAELEGDSWGVGGNIALHYKPNDTWALGLTYKSRVKQTIKGDATFKRNPAAMALGYFNNTSAEGDLTLPDSFGLGVMFRPIERLSLEANAIYTLWSTYDKLEITYGNALTPGSPMGDNKVSSAQKNWNDVWRFQFGAEYDLTDLIKLRLGYVYDQIPDDDEYADYMTPTNDRNIITTGLGLAWDNLSLDFSYSYLWFGDRSIKGRPADGVLDSTFKDGRTHLIGTSLSYRF, from the coding sequence ATGGCACGCACCGATGATTCGCAACGCTTCGGCATCACTCGAAGCCGCGCCCGTGGAGGGTACGGGGGACGCTCCCTTGGGATATCCAAATTTTTAGCCCTCGGTCTTGTCCTGATTATGGGACTGCTCGGCGTCGGTCCGGCCTACGGGGCGGGCTTCGCCCTGTACGAATTCGGGGCCAGGGGGACATCCATGGGGGGAACCATGATCGGGCGGGCGGACGACCCTTCGGCCGTGGCCTACAATCCCGCGGGAATCACTCAGCTTGAAGGGACCCAGACCATGGTCGGCTTCTCCCTGGTGATGCCCGAAGGAGATATTGAAACTCCCGGCGACACCACCAGCATCAAGAGCAACACCTGGATCCCGCCTCATGCCTACGTCACCCGCCAGATGAGCGACAGAATCTGGCTGGGCCTCGGCGTATACAACAGATTCGGTCTGGGAACAGAGTTCCCGGACGGTTGGCCGGGTGAGTACAATAACCTTTTTACACGTGTCAAATCGCTCTCTTTCAACCCGAACCTGGCCTACAAACTGACTGACTCCGTGTCGGTGGCCGTGGGCGCGGAGGTGATGTGGTTCGATTATTACCAGAAGCGCATGGTCGGCCAGGCCTTGGGAGGGATGCGCGCCGAACTCGAGGGTGACTCCTGGGGCGTCGGCGGGAACATCGCCCTGCATTACAAGCCCAACGACACCTGGGCTCTGGGCCTGACCTACAAAAGCCGGGTCAAGCAGACCATCAAGGGCGATGCCACGTTCAAACGCAACCCCGCGGCCATGGCCCTGGGCTACTTCAACAACACCTCCGCCGAGGGCGACCTCACCCTGCCCGACTCCTTCGGGCTCGGCGTCATGTTCCGGCCTATTGAAAGGCTGAGCCTGGAAGCCAACGCCATCTACACCCTCTGGAGCACCTACGACAAGCTGGAAATCACTTACGGCAACGCCCTGACCCCGGGATCGCCCATGGGCGACAACAAAGTTTCCTCGGCCCAGAAAAATTGGAACGACGTCTGGCGCTTTCAGTTCGGCGCGGAATACGACCTGACCGACTTGATCAAACTGCGGCTCGGCTACGTCTACGACCAGATCCCGGACGACGACGAATACGCCGACTACATGACCCCCACCAACGACCGGAACATCATCACCACCGGCCTCGGTTTGGCCTGGGACAACCTCAGCCTGGACTTCTCCTATTCGTACCTCTGGTTCGGCGATCGCAGCATCAAAGGCCGGCCGGCCGACGGCGTGCTGGACAGCACGTTCAAGGATGGGCGCACCCACCTGATCGGAACGAGTCTGAGCTACCGCTTCTAA
- a CDS encoding MarR family winged helix-turn-helix transcriptional regulator: MAAWMEKMLHMDLEDSPGFLVNRAALRIKREFHRLLEEQGYSVTPEQCVVLWRLWSHEGGVQRELASTTFKDMTNMTRILDGLERRQLVVRQRDEHDRRCSRIFLTAEGRALREGILGVAGQLAEQAYRGLSEKQIREFKDVLSLIYSNLNDAPKAEPSAATFE; the protein is encoded by the coding sequence ATGGCTGCATGGATGGAGAAGATGTTGCACATGGACTTGGAGGACTCTCCCGGATTTCTGGTCAACAGGGCGGCGCTGCGCATTAAAAGGGAGTTTCACCGCTTGCTGGAAGAGCAAGGCTATTCCGTGACCCCGGAGCAGTGCGTGGTCCTGTGGCGGCTTTGGAGCCACGAAGGCGGAGTGCAGCGTGAACTGGCCTCGACCACCTTTAAGGACATGACCAACATGACTCGCATCCTCGACGGCCTGGAACGCCGTCAGTTGGTGGTGCGCCAACGCGACGAGCACGATCGCCGATGCAGTCGGATATTCCTGACCGCCGAAGGCCGGGCCCTGCGCGAGGGGATCTTGGGCGTCGCCGGGCAACTGGCCGAACAAGCCTATCGCGGCCTGAGTGAAAAGCAAATCAGAGAGTTCAAGGACGTCTTGTCGCTGATCTACTCCAATCTGAACGACGCCCCCAAGGCCGAACCATCCGCGGCGACGTTCGAGTAG
- a CDS encoding carbohydrate kinase family protein: MQILVSGSIAYDRIMPFPGRFADHIMPDKIHILNVCFLVNGVNEKFGGTAGNIAYTLRLLGEKPRILASVGDKDFGNYVQWLEKLEMDQTGIRVIPDELTASAYITTDQSDNQITGFNPAAMNHSSEYDFSNVVPQDTLAVVAPGNLQDMAGYSRIYREKGVRYIFDPGQNIPAFSGEVMLEMLTGAEILISNDYELEMIMKNTGVDRAELLTRAKTIITTLGEQGCTVLRSGEETRLAAAKVAKVVDPTGAGDCFRAGLIKGLVEGRDVTEAAKVALTSAAYAVEHHGTQEHHFTVEQFWARYAENF, from the coding sequence ATGCAGATTCTCGTTTCCGGGTCCATCGCCTATGACCGCATCATGCCCTTTCCCGGCCGCTTTGCCGATCACATTATGCCGGACAAGATTCATATTTTGAACGTCTGTTTTCTGGTCAACGGCGTGAACGAGAAATTTGGGGGCACGGCCGGGAACATTGCCTACACCCTGCGTCTGCTGGGCGAGAAACCCCGGATTCTGGCCTCGGTGGGCGACAAGGATTTTGGCAACTACGTCCAGTGGCTGGAGAAGCTGGAGATGGATCAAACGGGCATCCGTGTCATTCCGGACGAGCTGACCGCCTCGGCCTATATCACCACGGACCAGTCCGACAACCAGATTACCGGATTCAACCCCGCGGCCATGAATCATTCCTCGGAGTATGATTTCTCCAATGTGGTCCCTCAGGACACCCTGGCCGTGGTCGCTCCGGGCAACCTTCAGGACATGGCCGGGTACAGCCGGATCTACCGTGAAAAAGGCGTGCGCTACATTTTCGATCCGGGCCAGAACATCCCGGCTTTTTCCGGCGAGGTAATGCTGGAGATGCTCACCGGCGCGGAGATTCTCATTTCCAACGACTACGAATTGGAGATGATCATGAAGAACACCGGGGTGGATCGGGCCGAGCTGCTGACCCGGGCCAAGACCATCATCACCACCCTGGGCGAACAGGGCTGCACGGTGCTCCGATCCGGTGAAGAAACCCGGCTGGCGGCGGCCAAGGTCGCCAAGGTGGTCGATCCCACCGGGGCCGGGGATTGTTTCCGGGCCGGGCTGATCAAGGGCTTGGTGGAGGGCCGGGACGTGACCGAGGCCGCCAAGGTTGCCCTGACCAGCGCGGCCTACGCCGTGGAACACCACGGCACCCAGGAGCACCACTTCACGGTGGAGCAGTTCTGGGCCAGGTACGCGGAAAACTTCTGA
- a CDS encoding phosphotransferase: protein MPMRNQKRPALQMHLDYLRQYLRDQFGPDAQLLEASEMGAQGTQGMKDFGYGKPVYIRFEQGGETRETVLSTMRGDKYGHQFYWDRAAIMMFQYEAGGLMDKHVRPLGLGYVDRDGAMIPVRAPQEFFMVNEMVQGYDYYRDLERIRRTGLEPEDLAKAKAFALWLAEVHGQKMDDSDLYWRRIRNLIGASECIFGLVDSYPHPYEHFTPERFQALERRLVDWRWKLRGYAHRLAAVHGDFHPWNVLILPDGDFRVLDRSRGEWGDGADDVSTMSCNYLLFGLYDQPRLSGDFERLYRTFWDTYLERTNDREILEVIAPFHVFRALVIASPEWYPGHPLDVRLGLFRFMENVLADERFAYDRINDYMD, encoded by the coding sequence ATGCCCATGCGCAATCAAAAACGCCCAGCCTTGCAGATGCATCTGGATTATTTGCGGCAGTATCTGCGGGACCAGTTCGGCCCGGACGCCCAGCTCCTGGAAGCAAGTGAAATGGGTGCCCAGGGAACCCAGGGCATGAAGGATTTCGGCTACGGCAAGCCGGTGTACATTCGCTTCGAGCAGGGCGGAGAGACCAGAGAGACGGTGCTTTCCACCATGCGCGGGGACAAGTACGGGCATCAGTTCTACTGGGACCGGGCCGCGATCATGATGTTCCAGTACGAGGCCGGGGGGCTGATGGACAAGCATGTCCGTCCCCTGGGATTGGGCTATGTGGACCGTGACGGCGCGATGATTCCGGTGCGGGCCCCCCAGGAATTCTTCATGGTCAACGAGATGGTCCAGGGCTACGACTATTACCGGGATCTGGAGCGAATTCGCCGAACCGGGCTGGAACCCGAGGACCTGGCCAAGGCCAAAGCCTTTGCCCTGTGGCTGGCCGAGGTGCATGGCCAAAAAATGGATGATTCCGACCTTTACTGGCGACGGATCCGGAATCTGATCGGGGCGTCGGAGTGTATTTTCGGGCTGGTGGACTCCTATCCACACCCCTATGAGCACTTTACGCCGGAGCGCTTCCAGGCCCTGGAACGGCGACTGGTGGACTGGCGCTGGAAGCTGCGCGGCTATGCCCACCGTCTGGCCGCGGTGCACGGAGATTTTCATCCCTGGAACGTGTTGATCCTACCCGACGGCGACTTCCGGGTCCTGGACCGCAGCCGGGGCGAGTGGGGCGACGGGGCGGACGACGTTTCGACCATGAGTTGCAACTACCTGCTCTTCGGCCTGTACGACCAACCACGGCTTTCCGGAGATTTCGAACGGCTGTACCGGACCTTCTGGGACACCTATCTGGAACGGACCAATGACCGGGAAATCCTGGAAGTCATTGCCCCGTTCCACGTCTTCCGCGCCCTGGTCATCGCCTCGCCGGAATGGTACCCCGGCCACCCTTTGGACGTGCGCCTCGGGTTGTTCCGATTCATGGAAAACGTCCTGGCCGACGAACGGTTCGCCTATGACCGGATCAACGACTATATGGACTGA
- a CDS encoding adenylyl-sulfate kinase, translated as MTTVRPGGWAVWFTGLPGCGKSTLAKAVGRVLEERGASVIHLEMDARRKVYFPTPTYSPEERTQAYERFIREAADLVAQGHGVLMDGTAHRLAVRTAARNRIRRFAEVFIRCPLDVAMARERGRPEGLVMAGLYEKALDRQRTGREHPGLGQVIGVDVPFEENPDAECVVDGAVSTIDQARDQVLRFLEKWFS; from the coding sequence ATGACTACTGTGCGTCCTGGCGGCTGGGCCGTGTGGTTCACCGGGCTGCCCGGCTGCGGAAAGAGCACCCTGGCCAAGGCAGTGGGCCGCGTTTTGGAGGAGCGTGGGGCCTCGGTCATCCACCTGGAAATGGACGCCCGCCGCAAGGTCTACTTTCCGACCCCGACCTATTCCCCCGAGGAACGCACCCAAGCCTACGAGCGATTTATCCGGGAGGCCGCGGACCTGGTCGCCCAGGGCCATGGCGTGCTCATGGATGGCACGGCTCATCGCTTGGCGGTGCGGACCGCGGCTCGAAACCGGATTCGGCGATTCGCCGAAGTCTTTATCCGGTGCCCCCTGGACGTGGCCATGGCCCGGGAACGGGGGCGGCCCGAAGGGCTGGTCATGGCCGGGTTGTATGAAAAGGCTCTGGATCGACAACGCACCGGTCGCGAACATCCCGGCTTGGGGCAGGTGATCGGAGTGGACGTTCCCTTTGAAGAAAACCCCGACGCGGAATGCGTGGTGGACGGCGCGGTCTCGACCATTGATCAAGCCAGGGACCAGGTGTTGCGATTTTTGGAGAAATGGTTCTCATGA
- the miaB gene encoding tRNA (N6-isopentenyl adenosine(37)-C2)-methylthiotransferase MiaB — MSAPRFHITTFGCQMNVHDSQWLARSLEGLGWGQGTEIDAGVLVLNTCSVREKPEQKVYSHLGRLRDLWLRNPELLVAVGGCVAQQVGEAFFARFPYVRLVFGPDGLPMVPDALARLIREPGLRLSLLDFTESFPERDAALPGQNVQRQAYVTIMQGCDNFCAYCIVPLTRGRQRSRSSGSILDECRGLVDRGVREITLLGQNVNSYGLDSKGAETAGEPGFPALLEAIASLPGLRRLRFTTSHPKDLSPATIDAFGRHPNLCPHLHLPLQSGSDAVLRAMGRKYTLDRYLDLVEGLRRARPEIALTTDLIVGFPGETDRDFQHTLDAMRHVGFASSFSFVYSDRPGTRAANMDGKLDRDVKAERLRELQDVQAELSEQWLRGMVGSRVEVLVEGESKKTSEDLPSCRGRDEFGQTVNFPVTSGVPRDLIGSVVPVRIREAKKHSLWGCMEEDG; from the coding sequence ATGAGCGCTCCGCGATTTCACATCACGACCTTCGGTTGTCAGATGAACGTCCACGATTCCCAGTGGCTCGCCCGGTCTTTGGAAGGCCTGGGTTGGGGGCAGGGCACGGAGATCGACGCCGGGGTCCTGGTTCTGAACACGTGCAGCGTGCGGGAGAAGCCGGAACAGAAGGTCTACAGCCATTTGGGCCGACTGCGGGACCTGTGGCTGCGCAACCCCGAACTGCTGGTGGCCGTGGGCGGTTGCGTGGCCCAGCAGGTGGGGGAGGCCTTTTTCGCGCGGTTTCCATACGTTCGGCTCGTTTTCGGTCCGGACGGACTGCCCATGGTCCCTGACGCCCTGGCCCGTTTGATCCGCGAACCCGGTTTGCGACTCAGCCTCCTGGACTTCACGGAGTCCTTCCCCGAGCGTGATGCGGCCCTGCCCGGGCAAAACGTCCAACGCCAGGCCTACGTCACCATCATGCAGGGGTGTGATAATTTTTGCGCCTACTGCATCGTCCCGCTGACCAGGGGCCGCCAGCGCTCCAGGTCCAGCGGGTCGATTCTCGACGAATGCCGGGGTCTGGTGGACCGGGGTGTACGGGAGATCACCCTGCTGGGCCAGAACGTGAACAGTTATGGGCTGGATTCGAAGGGTGCGGAGACAGCTGGAGAACCTGGGTTTCCGGCCTTGCTGGAGGCCATCGCCTCCCTGCCCGGGCTGCGGCGACTGCGTTTCACCACTTCCCACCCCAAGGATCTGTCTCCGGCAACCATCGACGCGTTCGGTCGTCACCCGAACCTGTGCCCCCACCTGCATCTGCCTCTTCAGTCGGGTTCGGATGCGGTATTGCGGGCCATGGGCCGAAAATATACACTTGACCGCTATCTCGACTTGGTTGAGGGATTGCGTCGGGCTCGCCCGGAAATAGCCCTGACCACGGACCTGATCGTCGGCTTTCCCGGCGAAACGGATCGGGATTTCCAGCACACCCTGGACGCCATGCGCCACGTGGGCTTTGCGAGCAGTTTTTCTTTTGTCTATTCGGACCGTCCCGGAACCAGGGCCGCGAACATGGACGGCAAACTGGACCGGGACGTGAAGGCCGAACGGTTGCGGGAGCTGCAGGACGTGCAGGCCGAACTGTCCGAGCAGTGGCTGCGCGGGATGGTCGGCAGCCGGGTCGAGGTACTGGTGGAAGGCGAGAGCAAGAAAACGTCGGAAGACCTCCCGAGCTGTCGCGGGCGAGATGAATTCGGGCAGACCGTGAATTTTCCCGTAACGTCGGGAGTTCCGCGGGATTTGATCGGGAGCGTCGTTCCGGTGCGGATTCGGGAGGCCAAAAAGCATTCGCTGTGGGGATGCATGGAGGAGGACGGATGA
- a CDS encoding bifunctional nuclease family protein, with product MIEMHIYGLALDEDSQVPVLILKDKSDKQVLPIWIGAMEAVAISMVLNDVRLPRPMTHDLLLQAIEALGGEVRNVDVVRLHDNTYFAEIEVLQGESLKRIDSRPSDAIALGLRAQVPIRVSEEVLAHIVEVRENRYQAVLKTEDAQQWNEILEKYTIDDTKYKM from the coding sequence ATGATTGAAATGCACATCTACGGACTGGCCCTGGACGAGGACAGTCAGGTTCCGGTGCTGATCCTCAAGGACAAGTCGGATAAACAGGTTCTGCCCATCTGGATCGGGGCCATGGAAGCCGTGGCCATCTCCATGGTCCTCAACGATGTTCGTCTGCCCCGCCCCATGACCCATGATCTGCTGCTCCAGGCCATCGAGGCTCTGGGCGGCGAGGTGCGCAACGTGGACGTGGTCCGGCTGCACGACAACACCTATTTCGCGGAAATCGAGGTGCTTCAGGGAGAGTCACTGAAGCGGATCGATTCCCGACCCTCGGACGCCATCGCCCTGGGCTTGCGGGCCCAGGTGCCGATCCGGGTCAGCGAGGAGGTTTTGGCCCATATCGTGGAGGTGCGCGAAAACCGGTACCAGGCGGTTCTGAAGACCGAGGACGCCCAGCAATGGAATGAGATCCTGGAAAAATACACTATTGACGACACCAAATACAAAATGTGA
- a CDS encoding histidinol phosphate phosphatase domain-containing protein, whose amino-acid sequence MIDLHTHTLFSDGALLPTELARRAKAAGYQAMAFTDHVDASNLFLVLENVGRVAAQGATYLGLDILLGVELTHVPPGLIARLADSARMNGAELVVVHGETIVEPVELGTNLAAIEAGVDILAHPGLITPEEAQLAAERGVHLEITTRKGHSLTNGHVAAMARRFGAKLVINNDAHAPGDLISRDQRRRVALGAGLTQDEYLQAEANSWALVDRGRRKGEG is encoded by the coding sequence ATGATTGATCTGCACACCCACACCCTGTTCAGCGACGGAGCCCTGCTGCCCACGGAACTGGCCCGACGGGCCAAGGCCGCCGGGTACCAGGCCATGGCCTTCACCGATCACGTGGATGCCAGCAATCTGTTTCTGGTCTTGGAAAACGTTGGCCGCGTGGCCGCCCAGGGCGCGACGTACCTTGGGCTGGACATCCTGCTGGGCGTGGAATTGACCCACGTTCCTCCCGGATTGATAGCCCGCTTGGCGGATTCGGCCCGGATGAACGGGGCCGAACTGGTGGTCGTCCACGGCGAAACCATTGTCGAACCCGTGGAACTGGGCACGAATCTGGCGGCCATCGAAGCCGGAGTGGACATCCTGGCCCACCCCGGATTGATTACCCCCGAGGAGGCCCAACTGGCCGCCGAGCGGGGCGTGCACCTGGAAATCACCACCCGCAAGGGCCACAGCCTGACCAACGGCCACGTGGCGGCCATGGCCCGCCGCTTCGGCGCGAAACTGGTGATCAACAACGACGCCCACGCCCCTGGGGATCTGATCTCCCGCGACCAGCGCCGCCGCGTCGCCCTGGGTGCCGGCCTGACCCAGGACGAATATCTGCAAGCCGAGGCCAATTCGTGGGCCTTGGTGGACAGGGGAAGGCGGAAGGGAGAGGGATGA
- a CDS encoding NAD-dependent deacylase → MSNLIDQAADIWRSSRSVVALTGAGISVPSGIPDFRSPGGLWSRFDANVVASTWGLERNPKAVWEFLLDALTMFGNAAPNPAHLALTRLEQAGRLDVVITQNIDGLHQQAGTRNVIEFHGNCRGFYCNACRRDYSTKAAEGLTSADLPWMCEACGGVVRPSLVFFGEAIPQAALTESQRWSNRADLAVIIGTSGDVAPANIIPYQVKAGGGRVVEINLGPTSYGDLADVRLDLPAEECLPELVERLEGD, encoded by the coding sequence ATGTCCAACCTTATCGACCAGGCAGCCGATATCTGGCGTTCCTCGCGGAGCGTCGTCGCGTTGACCGGGGCCGGGATTTCCGTGCCCAGCGGGATTCCGGATTTTCGCAGCCCCGGCGGGTTGTGGTCCCGGTTCGACGCCAACGTGGTGGCCAGCACCTGGGGCCTGGAACGCAACCCCAAGGCGGTGTGGGAGTTTCTCCTGGACGCTTTGACCATGTTTGGGAACGCCGCGCCCAACCCGGCTCATTTGGCGCTGACCCGGCTGGAGCAGGCCGGACGGCTGGACGTGGTGATCACCCAGAACATCGACGGTTTGCACCAGCAGGCCGGCACGCGCAACGTGATCGAGTTTCACGGAAACTGCCGTGGGTTTTACTGCAACGCCTGTCGGCGCGATTATTCCACCAAGGCGGCTGAGGGGTTGACCTCCGCGGACCTGCCCTGGATGTGCGAGGCCTGCGGCGGCGTGGTCCGCCCGTCGTTGGTCTTTTTCGGCGAGGCCATCCCCCAGGCGGCCTTGACCGAAAGCCAGCGCTGGAGCAACCGGGCCGATCTGGCGGTGATTATCGGCACCTCCGGCGACGTGGCTCCGGCCAACATCATCCCTTATCAGGTCAAGGCCGGAGGCGGTCGGGTGGTGGAGATCAACCTGGGGCCGACCAGTTACGGCGATCTGGCCGACGTTCGCTTGGACCTGCCGGCCGAAGAGTGCCTGCCGGAGCTGGTGGAACGGTTGGAGGGGGATTGA